In one Anticarsia gemmatalis isolate Benzon Research Colony breed Stoneville strain chromosome 9, ilAntGemm2 primary, whole genome shotgun sequence genomic region, the following are encoded:
- the LOC142975282 gene encoding VWFA and cache domain-containing protein CG16868: protein MKLLSLLFMITTSFGVRVILAQSDNCTRTNSRGDYKLCVRKLSDTLASKFSEIVVKELGSEYTAHFEIRTAYKVSRYQTSDNDVLASIVDKLSYKLSSATNILLDMNNVINDNSTPSFTHPCPFNSIRKSVFIKSSNVYDGLPSQDPKNKMLGRFKDLKVKRQYFLSHMDYATDRDCATMPHSNLRYLYHKIVHPDPKLVVFIIDNNMKEDSLQHAISVAKETAYALQDTDMLALKLTNMTEFLKFEDACSTDGMSDLGNATENNKLLLREYLSSLDIAPANVTPLSINKDLKKLLLEKNLPNNKLFIFLTDTKVLKNDVWLKIFPFSLSKIESLKFAIGLIYENQVDKNSSLGILHIDKWHNTHANNHSVMRLHINDSGVVGQVASAFISLLPGHYDSRKIKIEGPVWEATERDFMISLVLPTSNGVLGLDLYWSDLAEDIVYFKGSNERKRAFVMDFTGTVLMHTFFPRPESASEKIKFTKLESVETYSFISTVKAEMLANSSGNLTMSEQNSTKSIIYSWRWIENLYIACIVSEVKEEVAFNKTNIFFTRSNKEILFHRLDLFPPKTGKMCRHFKQIATIDQGTVYLSPSSFQSPFTYLYDMGDGQEAVTYMQNYLAYLKSVAHGLLSNPGLKNEIQQDVGFLNSILSFYKRQHLHGPYSKYIVRRYAVTESGVLVMFPGTVLEYDYEPVRRPWYTYALENPGKIILTPPNLDVGGAGYVVSISYAVQSSFYPTMVVSMDVTMGFLYKLLIDSLPLCAMSYVKCFIMNNRGYLVSHPGLMDPNSSGPIEQQHITHKESMIAIDMLNHKGFVTKRLCNNFFDKTIQRFYEFNTSLPNVLSNVVSGDHCVHYYIAAIPGTNAFIGLVNASCNVGAFCPCSMFDRLCLNCNRMEQTECECPCECSSELYECPNANISRFNQDIPLCGMMLENNNHKSHYFHNFAENLKSCFDFQCETYLSHSSCLGVLGCEWCQIDTDGRTPLSAPFCTSQSTCFNGVLGAVTPYGEGTFGHVNRDAFGSYSAIGPVAGCIVTVSLVIAVAMYCYRQNVTTASCHNLYVDGPAETWHDADVQMSHLQSDDMHDQSGQDKLLPAMEIEAPISPYRVVTGYRRAHTAGGSDHGYSTMTPHEDSEATGFSVNEPIVLSDDTKSDVSCPLPAKIKPRLKAADLNITVLPCGKNSVLAPVTVHRHMEAP from the coding sequence ATGAAGCTTTTATCGCTGTTATTTATGATTACGACGAGTTTCGGCGTCCGTGTGATCCTCGCTCAGAGCGATAATTGTACGAGGACTAACAGTCGTGGTGATTATAAATTATGCGTTCGCAAACTTTCAGACACTCTTGCGAGTAAATTTAGTGAAATAGTGGTCAAAGAGCTCGGAAGCGAGTACACAGCGCACTTTGAAATACGAACCGCTTACAAAGTAAGTCGTTACCAGACGTCCGACAATGACGTTTTGGCCAGTATCGTCGACAAACTCAGCTATAAACTATCCTCGGCGACGAACATACTTCTTGACATGAACAATGTTATAAACGACAACAGCACTCCGTCCTTCACGCATCCTTGTCCATTCAACTCTATTCGTAAGTCAGTATTTATCAAAAGTTCCAATGTATACGATGGCCTGCCTTCACAGGACCCAAAGAATAAAATGTTGGGTCGCTTCAAAGATTTAAAAGTTAAGAGACAATATTTCTTATCACATATGGATTATGCTACTGACAGGGATTGTGCGACAATGCCTCATTCTAATTTGAGGTATTTGTATCATAAGATAGTTCATCCAGACCCCAAACTGGTAGTGTTTATAATAGACAACAATATGAAGGAGGATTCATTGCAACATGCTATAAGTGTGGCCAAGGAGACAGCATATGCATTGCAGGATACTGACATGCTAGCACTGAAGCTCACAAACATGACTGAGTTCCTAAAATTTGAAGATGCTTGCAGTACAGATGGAATGTCTGACTTGGGAAATGCTACAGAGAACAATAAACTTCTACTACGAGAATACCTATCATCTCTTGACATTGCACCAGCTAATGTCACTCCTCTATCTATAAACAAAGACTTGAAGAAACTACTTCTAGAAAAGAACTTACCCAATAATAAACTCTTCATATTCCTGACAGACACAAAAGTATTGAAGAATGATGTCTGGCTCAAGATCTTTCCATTTTCATTGAGCAAAATTGAGAGTTTAAAGTTTGCTATTGGACTTATCTATGAGAATCAAGTGGATAAGAACAGTTCCTTGGGTATATTGCACATAGACAAGTGGCACAACACACATGCCAACAATCATTCAGTAATGAGACTACACATCAATGACAGTGGGGTGGTAGGACAAGTGGCTTCAGCATTCATCTCACTCCTCCCCGGACATTACGACAGCAGAAAGATCAAGATTGAAGGCCCAGTCTGGGAAGCAACAGAAAGAGACTTCATGATCTCCTTAGTACTTCCAACTTCTAATGGTGTTCTAGGATTAGATTTGTATTGGTCTGACTTAGCTGAAGACATTGTATATTTCAAAGGCAGTAATGAAAGAAAAAGAGCATTTGTTATGGATTTTACAGGTACTGTTTTGATGCATACTTTCTTTCCTAGGCCAGAATCTGCTTCAGAAAAAATCAAGTTCACTAAACTAGAGAGTGTGGAAACATACTCATTCATTAGTACTGTCAAAGCTGAAATGTTGGCCAACAGTTCTGGCAACTTAACCATGTCTGAACAGAACTCTactaaatcaattatttattcctGGAGATGGATTGAGAATTTGTACATAGCTTGCATAGTATCTGAAGTAAAAGAAGAGGTAGctttcaataaaactaatatatttttcactagGAGTAACAAAGAGATATTGTTCCACAGGCTGGATTTATTTCCTCCTAAAACTGGCAAGATGTGTAGGCATTTCAAACAGATTGCTACTATCGATCAGGGCACTGTATATTTGAGTCCCTCAAGCTTTCAGTCACCATTTACCTATCTGTATGACATGGGTGATGGTCAGGAAGCAGTCACATATATGCAGAACTACTTGGCCTATTTAAAGAGTGTTGCTCATGGTCTTCTCTCTAATCCTGGTCTCAAAAACGAGATACAGCAGGATGTAGGCTTCTTGAACTCAATTTTGTCCTTTTATAAGAGACAACACTTACATGGACCATACTCCAAATACATTGTCAGGAGGTATGCAGTAACTGAGAGTGGAGTCTTGGTTATGTTTCCAGGCACTGTGTTGGAGTATGACTATGAACCAGTCAGGAGACCATGGTACACTTATGCTTTAGAAAACCCTGGCAAAATAATCCTGACTCCTCCAAACTTAGATGTTGGTGGAGCAGGCTATGTGGTGTCTATTTCTTATGCAGTACAAAGTTCCTTCTATCCAACTATGGTTGTTTCAATGGATGTTACTATGGGATTCCTTTACAAATTACTTATAGATAGCTTACCTCTCTGTGCCATGTCTTATGTTAAGTGTTTTATCATGAACAATAGAGGCTACTTAGTATCGCATCCTGGATTGATGGATCCTAATAGTTCTGGGCCTATTGAACAACAACATATCACTCATAAGGAGTCTATGATTGCGATTGATATGTTAAATCATAAAGGTTTCGTTACAAAAAGACTGTGTAATAATTTCTTTGACAAAACTATACAGCGATTTTACGAATTTAATACGTCACTGCCCAATGTGCTCTCTAACGTAGTGTCAGGCGATCATTGTGTTCATTATTACATTGCCGCGATACCAGGAACAAACGCTTTTATAGGGTTAGTGAACGCGTCTTGCAATGTCGGGGCATTCTGTCCTTGCAGCATGTTCGATCGACTATGTCTTAATTGTAATCGCATGGAGCAAACGGAATGCGAATGCCCCTGTGAATGCAGCTCCGAACTCTACGAATGTCCCAACGCAAACATATCACGATTCAATCAAGATATCCCTCTTTGTGGCATGATGTTAGAAAACAATAATCATAAGTCACACTACTTCCATAACTTTGCAGAGAATTTAAAATCGTGTTTTGATTTCCAATGCGAAACTTATTTGTCGCATTCTTCCTGTTTAGGTGTTTTAGGTTGTGAATGGTGCCAAATAGACACTGATGGCAGGACTCCTCTGTCAGCTCCGTTCTGTACATCACAGTCGACTTGTTTTAACGGTGTATTAGGCGCTGTCACTCCTTATGGGGAAGGCACGTTCGGTCACGTGAATAGAGACGCTTTTGGCAGCTATTCGGCCATCGGTCCGGTCGCAGGTTGTATAGTCACTGTTAGTTTAGTTATTGCTGTGGCGATGTATTGTTATAGACAAAACGTCACCACAGCCAGTTGCCATAATTTGTACGTGGATGGTCCGGCGGAAACTTGGCACGATGCTGACGTTCAGATGAGTCATTTGCAATCAGATGATATGCATGACCAGTCTGGACAGGATAAGTTGTTGCCAGCCATGGAGATCGAAGCTCCGATTTCGCCATACAGGGTTGTGACAGGGTACAGGAGAGCGCATACCGCAGGCGGTTCTGACCATGGTTATTCTACCATGACTCCCCACGAGGATTCCGAGGCTACTGGTTTCTCAGTAAATGAGCCTATCGTATTGTCAGATGATACGAAGTCTGACGTTAGCTGCCCCTTACCCGCTAAGATCAAGCCTAGATTAAAAGCAGCTGATTTAAACATAACTGTTCTTCCCTGCGGGAAAAATAGTGTTTTAGCTCCTGTGACTGTGCATAGACATATGGAAGCACCCTAA